CGGCGACGGCGCGAACGAGCTCGTCGTCCTGGGCTCCGTGCAGAACGCCGCGCAGACCGACCGCCTGCGCGGCGTCGGCCTGTGGCTTCTCGGGGAGGACGGCGCGCGTCGCCCGGGCTGGGAGACACCGCTCCATCTGTCCACCTATCTCGGCGGGTTGTGGGATTTGGGCGGCAACATCGTCGGCATCACCAACCAGGTTTCGATCGCCGACCTCGATCCGCCGAGCTCGGGCCTCGAGATCGTCTTCGCCGGATTCGACGGCAGGATCTACGCCGTGCGCCGCGATCGTTCGATCGCCTGGAGCTACGCGTACACGAATGATGCCGCGGTCTTCACCGGCGGCGTGGCGCTCGCGGATCTTTCGGGTGACGGCCGGCCCGAGGTGATCTTCAACTCCTACTCGAGCGACATCGGCAAGGGGAAGCTGTTCGTGCTCGGCCCGGACGGCGCGCTGCAGCACCAGATTCCGCTCCCCGATCGCGGCGCGATGCCGGTGCCGACGGTGGCCGACGTCGACGGCGGCGGCGCCGGGACGCTCGAGATCGTGGTCAGCCTCAAGGACGGCGTCGACCATGTGCGGCAGCTCCTCGTCTTCACGGTGCCCGGTTCGGCGGAGAACTGCCTCCCCTGGCCGACCGGCCGCGGCAACTATCTCCGCAACGGCTCCTCGGCGTTTCTGCCGGCCGAAGCGCTCTTCGCCGACGGTTTCGAGAGCGGCAACACCGCAGCCTGGGGCGCCCTGGTGCCGGAACCCCGGCTTCCCGTCCCCGGCGCAGGTTAGCCAGTTCGTACAACGAACCCAGCGGCTCCGTTCAATCTCCGCGGGGGGCCGGGATGCGATCGTTCTCCTCGTTGACAACGACGTCAACGCCACCTACGAGGAGCCGACCATGAAGAGCGCCACGAAGACCTGCACCTGCGGTACCTGCGCCGGCAAGACCTGCACCTGCGGCTGCCAGGCCGCCCACTCCGATCGCCGCGCCGGCTGCCGCTGCGGCGACACCTGCAACTGCGGCTCGACCTGCAGCTGCGCGAAGTCGTAAGCGATGGCGGGGTGTGCCGCGCACCGGTGCCGGAACCTCCCTCGCGTCGGAGGAACGGCACCGCTGCGCGGCATCGTCGTCTCGCCCGGGCGCGGCTCAGGCTTCGAAGGGTGACGCGATCTCGAAGAACTCGCCGCTCATCAGGACCGACGGGGCGATGCCCACCATCCGATGGAAGGTGTGCGTCAAGTGCGCGGCATCGGCGAAATCGGCCTCGTGGGCCGCGGTGGCGGTCGTGCGACCGCGGCCGATCATCAGCATGGCGCGCGTCAGCTTGCGCCACAGCAGGTAGCGACGGAACGGCAACCCCACCTGCTGCTTCCACAGATGCGCGAAACGGCTGGGCGAGAGGAAGGCCATCGCCGCTGCGGCGTCGACCGACATCCGGAGGTCGTCCGACGCGCGTATGGCCGCGAGCACGCGCGTCACGCGCGGGTCGAGACGGCGACTGGGGGGCGCGCCGGTGCAGAAGGCGTGCACGCACTTCCTCACCAGGTCGGGAATGCGCAGGCTCTCGAACGGCTGCTCGAGGAACCGCCGGAGCTCCGCGGCGCAGTCGGCCAGCCGTTCCTCCGGTACGAGGGTGATGTCGTTGCGCAACGGCGCGACCAGACCGAGGCCTTCGGTCGATTCCGGGTCGACGAACAGCATCGCGTTGAGCGCTCCGCCGGGGTCGTAGGAGTGGACGGCGTCCGGTCGCACGATCGCGCCCTGGGCCCGCCGCCAGTCGCCGTGTGCGCCGCGGATGGCGAAGCTCCCCTCGAGGGCGACCACGAGCTGGATCGCGTGGTGGGTGTGCGGCGGCACGATCCCCACACCCCGACCGGTCAGGAGGAAGCCCCCTTCCCACAAGTACCAGTGCGGCGTTGTTGACCACCGGTTGCCGGCGACGGCAGCGGCGGGTCGTTTCGAGGTCATCAGCCGGCTCGCGAGAGCACCCCCACGACGTCGATAGAGATCCAGGAGCTTCGACGGTCTAGCCTACCGGAATCGCCAGCAGCGTCTCGCGAGGCTCCTGGAGCAGGCGGGCGAGGTCGCCCGGGCGCGCGAGACGGGAGGCGAGCGGCATCAGGGCGCGATCGCGCACGCGGCGTGCGAGCGGGTGCGTCCACTCGGCGAGGGCTCCGAGGCGGGCCGCAGCCGTCGCCACCCGGCGGACTGCGGGGCGACGGCGCGCCTCGTAGGCAGCCAGTCCCGCCGTCAGGGTCTCTCTGCGGCGCAGCTCGTCGAGCAGCACGGCGGCATCGACCAGCGCGCTGTTCGCACCCTGGCCGAGGTTCGGTGCCATCGCATGCGCGGCGTCGCCCACCAGCACGAGCCGGCCGTCGTGCCAGGGCGCGCAGTCGACCCGCTGCACCGGATGAATCAAGAGATCCTCGAAGCGTTCGACACCGGCGAGCAGAGGGGCCGACGGGGGATAGGCCGCCGCCCAGGCGGCGGCGAGCGCTCCGAGATCGCGCGCCGCGATGGCCTGGCGCGTGCGTCGCGAGCCGGCGGAAGCGTAAATGTAGACGCCGTCCGCGACCGCGAAGCTCCCGAAGAGACCGGCCGCGGTCCACGCCTCCTCCCCCAACGCGGGGGCGGAAGAGACCACGGCGCGCAGGTAGGGAATTCCGGGGGCGGCAAGGCGCGCGCCGAAACGGCCCCCGTCGCGGACGCGGGAGCCGACGCCGTCCGCGCCGATCACGAGGTCGGCGGCGAGCTCCTGCTCGCGACCCGCGGCGCGAAAGCCCACCCGCCCGTCCGGTGCCGCGCGGACGACCTCGGCACCGCAGAGCAGCTCGATCCGAGTCTCGGCGCCCACGGCATCGAGCAGCAGGCTCTGCAGGTCGGCGCGCCGCACCATCGAGACGCGGGGTGGCGGCCCGGGCGGCGCGAAGATCGTGCGGCCGGCGCCGTCGACGATGCGCGGCGCGCCGACCGGGCGAGCGACGGCCGCGAGGGCAGCGCCGAACCCGAGCGACTCGAGCACGGCGAGCCCATTGTCGGCGAGACCGATGCCGGCTCCGACGGCGCGCGGCGACTCCACCCGCTCGAGGACCGTCACCCGGGCCCCGGCGCGCGCCAGCAGGAGCGCCGCCGCCGCGCCGCCCGAAGCAGCCCCGACCACCACGATCTTCATCGAAGCGAGGTCCATCGCCATCCTCCCGCGGAGAGCCCGGAACGGGACCTTTCCCGCCGGCGGGAGAATACGGCACCGTGCGGCGGGGTGCGGCGGGGTGCGAGATGATCCGCGGCTCGCACGGATTCCGCGAAGTGGACATGAGCTACCCCTTCGCCTCCACCCCGACCCCGAGAATGCGAAGCCTGCCGAGGCCTGCGATCGCCTGCCTGCTCGGAGCCCTCTCCGGGTGGCTAACGCCTCCCGCAGTGGGACAGAACCTGCTCGTCAATCCCGAGTTCGACGGCTCGGTGGCGAGCTGGTCCGGTCTGTCGAAGGCAGAGTGGATCGCGGACGACGATGTCGACGGATGCGGCGCCGCCGCGCCCTTCTCGGGAAGCGCCGAGACGGGCTCGGTTGTGCCCGACGTCGCGTCGTACTCCGGCTTGCAGCCGGACCTCTGTCTGAATGTCTCGCCGGGCGAGACCGTCTGGACGGAGATGGCTGCGATCTCGCCTCACCCGTGGGCGCCCTTCCCCGCCTACTACGAAGGAGACGACTGCGCGGGCACCCCTTCCCCACTCCAGAGCGAAGTCGTCTTTCCGGCCAGCGCCGCCTGGGCACGCCGCTCCGCCTCGCTCACGGTGCCCAGCGGAGCCCACTCGATGAGAGTTCTCTGGGCGGCGGTCGACGAGGCCGGGAGTGCCTTCCTCACCCGCTGGGATCGGGCCTATCTCGGCGCGGCGGAGCGCATCTTCACCGACGGCTTCGAAGTGGGAAGGGTGTGCCGCTGGTCTGCGAGCCTCGGAGCGGACATCTCGCCGCCGACGACACCCGGACCGATCTCTTCGCCCTCACACGACGGCGGTCCGGCAGCCTCGCCGCTCCACGTCTCCTGGGTCGGCTCGGTGGACACCGGCGGCTCCGGCCTGGCGGGATATCGCCACCGCTTCAGCACTTCTGCGGATCCCGGCAGCTGCAACGACACGATCCCTGTCGTTTACGGTGGGGCAGGGGCCATCTCGGCCGTCTTTGCCGGAACATGGTACGTCTTCGTCTGCGCCCAGGACCACGCCGGCAATCAGAGTGAGATCGCGGTCGGCGGGCCATGGGTCGTGCAGTAGGTCGGAGAGAAAGCGGCCGTCGCAAGAGCGTGGTGGCGGGGTGGGTTCAGGATCGCGAATACCGTGGTGGCGCGTGATCCGGGTCGAGCGCCCGTCACGCGTAGTGGTCATGGACACGATTTCTCCTGCAGGTGTCTCGCGTGGCGCCGCGGCAATAGCTCTCTGGACCATCCTGGCGCTCGCACCCTCGGCCGGGGTCCGCGCAGAGAGCGCCGTCCCGAACCCCGAGCTCGACGACGACGCCTCGGGCTGGGCGCTTCCGATCGGGGTACTGGGCGAGTGGAGCGTCGAAGATCTGGACGGGTGCGCGGTCGACAATGCGCCGACATCCGGCAGCTATCGATCGGTGTCGGCATTCATCGCGATGCTTCAGTTCAGTCTCTCGGGAGCGGGAAGTTCCGGTTGCATGCCCGTGGAGCCGGGAGCGACGGTCTTCTTCGAGATCTCCTATCGCTCGACGCTCGCGGCGGTCACCGCAGCTCCGTTCGTCTACGAGACGGTGGACTGCAGCGGCGAGGGCGCATCCGTGACGACGGGCTCGCCCTCGCCGCCTTCGGACTCCTGGGCGCTCGCGCGTCACAGTCTCGTGATCCCGGTGGGCGCGCAGTCGATTCGCGCCGAGTGGCTAGCGATGTCGACAGGTCCCACCACGCACGTGGTGCACTGGGACCGGGCCTTCATGGGTGGGGTCGAACGCGTCTTCGCCGACGATTTCGAGGCACGATCCACCTGTCGCTGGCAGACCGCGGACCTGCCTCTTCAAGACAGCTCGAGGTAGGTCGGCCCGGGCGGAGCCCTGCCTCCTTGCTCTCGCCGGAGTGCGAGGAGGTCTGGTCGCACAAGGCGCGCCTCGCGCGATGGCGCGACGGCGCGCGGCGGGAAACACGAGAACCGACCTCAGGGTAGGTGACTGCTCCAGGCGTCGAGGTTCTGGGTCCCGAAGCCGTCGGAAAAGAGCGAGCCGTAGAGGATCGTCTGGGCGCCTGCATCGCCGAGGCCGTCCGCGGTCTCGAACGGCGCGCCGATCGCGAGGTCGTCGTGGCCGTCGCCGTCGAAGTCGCCGGCGGCGACCGTCCAGCCAAAGTTCTTGTGGTGCTCGTTGACGTTGCCGGGGAAGCCCTGCGAGCCGGCGATGATCCCGCGAGCCGTCCCTGACGCGAAACCGCCGGTACAGTTCGCCATCAGCAGCGTTACATGGCCGTCCTTCCCGTCGGCGGTGGCGATCCCCTCTTCCGGCGCGCCGATCGCGAGGTCGTCGCAACCGTCGCGGTTGAAGTCGCCGGCGGCGAGCGACGCGCCGAAATGGTCGCCTTCCTGCGAGGTCTCACCCGCCGAAGGGAGCGTGCTCTGCGTGAATCGCCGCGCACGGGCCAGATCGAAACCGCCGGCGGCGCCGAAGGCGACTTTCACCTCGCCGGAGTTGACGTCGTTGCCGGATGTGCCGGCCTCCTCCTTCGGGACGCCGATCGCGAGGTCGTCGTACCCGTCGCCGTCGAAGTCGCCGGCAACGAGCACCTCTCCGAAGTCGTCGTAGGTTTCCCTCGTCCCACCGAGGTCATCGTCGTAAAAGAACAGATCGCGCGCGCCGTTCAGGCCGGTGGCGCTGCCGAAGAGGATCTGCACCGCGCCGACCTCGTCCTCCCCGACCACACCGATCGCGATGTCGGCATAGGCGTCGCCGTCGAAGTTCCCCACCGCGAGGCTGTAGCCGAACTGGTCTTGGTCTTCGCTCCCGCCGTCGACTCCGGAGGTGTCCTGGTCGATCGAGTACGCGAAATCCGAGGCGAGCCCGCCAGACCAGCCGGGCAGGATCTCGATCATGCCGGCATTGTGACTGAAGCTGCCAAAGTCTTCGAATGCAACGCCAATGACGAGGTCGTCGAAGCCGTCGCCGTCGAAGTCGCCGCACGCGAGTGCTTCGCCGAAGCTGTCGGATGCCTCGACATCTCCTGGAATTCCCGAAGTGTTCTGGGTGAAGAACTCGGAGCCGAATCCCGGAAAACTGCCGGCGCGGCCGTAGTGGACCTGGACCGCGCCGGCCGAACCTGTGGCGCCAAAGTCCTCTTCGGGGATCCCCACCGCGAGATCCTCGAAGCCGTCACTGTTGAAATCGCACGAGGCGAGCTGCTTGGCGCGGGGGTAGACTTCGTTGAAGTCCCCCCCACCAAACCTGTCTCCCGCCTCCGGCGCGTCGAGCCCGGCCGACTGGCGCACCAGCTTCACCGGGTCGAGGCCGATGGTTGAAAAGTACTGGCTGACGATAAACGCGCCGCCATCGGTCACGGGAGCCGTCGTCGGGCCGTCGTCGTCCGGAACTCCAGTCGCGAGATCGTCGCGGCCGTCGCCGTTGAAGTCGCCCACGGCGAAGGTCGCCCCGAAGTGATCGTTCTCCTGCACCGGGAAGGCGCCGATCGTCTGATTGCCAATCTTCTGCGCGCGGACCGGCGACAGGGATCCGGAGACCTGCGCTCCTGCCCCGGTGGCGAGCATCGCAGTCATCACCACCGAAGCGACCATGACAGACAACCCCTCGGATCGGACATTCTGATGGTTCGTTCGCATCGATCCTCCCTCGCTGGCACCGAGCCCGGTACGCCGATTCCGCCGGCCTGGAAAAGGTGCGGCTTCTGCATGGATCGAGAACGAGAGGGAGAAGGCGACAGGAGGGAGCGAAATGCCTCGGAGCTAGGTCACCGCGTCGGGATCCGCGCTTCGACTACGATTCCCAGACCGTGGCCTTCGTCGACGAGTCGTTTTGGAGTCGGCTGTCGCCCCTTCTCGATCAGGCGCTCGAGCTCGAGGGGGAGCCGCGCGACCAGTTCGTAGGGTCGCTGCGAGAGCGCGACCCCGCGCTCGCCGAGGCGCTCGAACGGCAGCTCGCGGAGCACGATCACGCCCTGCGCACGGGGTTCCTGGATCTGCCGGCGGGGGCGACGCCGGTTTCGCTCGAGGGCCGGACCTTCGGCGCCTACGAGCTCGTCGAGCGCATCGGCGCCGGCGGCATGGGCACGGTCTGGCGGGCGCGACGCAACGACGGCCGTTTCGAAGGCGACGTCGCGGTGAAGCTCCTCCACCCGTCGCTCGTCGAGGAGCGCGGATCCGAACGCTTCCGCAGCGAGGGTTCGATCCTGTCGCGACTCTCCCACGCCGGCATCGCGCGTCTCTACGACGCCGGCCTGTCGGCGGCCGGACAGCCGTTCCTCGTCCTCGAGCTCGTCGAAGGCCTCCGGATCGACCGCTTCGCCGACGCGCATCGGCTGCCGGTGCGCGCCCGGCTGGAGCTGTTTCTCCAGATCGCCGACGCGGTCGCCTACGCCCACTCGAACCTCGTCGTGCACCGCGATCTCAAGCCCTCGAACATCCTCGTCGATCGGGCCGGACAGGCCAAACTGCTCGACTTCGGAATCGCGACTCTCGTCGATCAGGTTTCCGGCCTGGCGGTCGGCCGCACCGTCACGACCGGGCGTGCGCTCACCCCGGAGTACGCCGCGCCGGAACAGCTCGAAGGTGGCGCGATCACCACCGCCACCGATGTCTACGCGCTCGGCGTGCTGCTCTATGAGCTCCTGACTGGCGAACATCCGGTGGCTCGCGCCGACACTTCGCCAGCCGACCTCGTGCGCGCCATCACCACCGGCGCGACGATACGGATGAGCGAGCGTGTGCGACGGAGCCCCACGGAGCCCCGCGCCGCAAACGCCCACGCTGAAGACGAGGGCGATGCCGAGCCTTCGCGTTTCGAGGCACGATCGACGACGCCGGATCGGCTCGCGCGCGCGCTCGCGGGCGACCTCGACACGATCGTCGCCAAGGCGCTCAAGCGAGCGGTCGCCGAGCGCTACCCCACCGTCACGGAGCTCGCCGACGACCTGCGGCGTCATCTGCGCAATCTTCCGGTGCGGGCGCGACCCGACAGCCTCGGCTACCGCGTGCGCAAGCTCGTCGCGCGCCACCGCGTCGAGGTCGGCGCGGCGGGCCTGGTCGTCGTCGCCCTCCTCGCAGCCACGGGGATCAGCTGGCGGCAGGCGCGGGCCTCGGCCGCCGAGCGCGACCGCGCGCTCGAGGAGCTGCGCCGGGCTGAAATCACCAACGATCTTTCCGGCTTCCTGATCTCCGAGGCCAACCCCGAAGGACTCCCCATTTCGAAGACGGATCTCCTGGCGCGGGCCGAGGCGATGATCGAGGGGCGCTTCGCCGACAATCCAGCGCTTCAGGCCCACATGCTCGTTCTGCTCTCGAGCCGGTACTACGAGATCTCCGACTACCCGCCCTGGCGGAAGGTGCTGACACGCGCCTACGAGCTTGCCAGCCGGACTTCCGACCCGCGGTTGCGCGCCGTGGCGGCTTGCGAGCTCGCGATGGCGGTAACCGACGAGGAGCCCGAGCGGGCGCAGGCACTTCTCGCCCAGGCCAACGTCGCGCTCGCCGCCCAGGACCCTGCCGCCGCCGCCGCCGAGCTCGCCCGTTGCCGGCTCGACGAGGCGATCGTCGCCAGCTGGGGCGGCCAGTTCGAGCGCGCGGTCGCCGCCGCCGAGGAGTCGCTGCGCTACGAGGCCTCGCGTCCGGGCCCTTCCGGCCGCGGCGCCGAAGCGCTCAACACCCTCGGGCTCGCCCAGGGACAGCTGGGCCGATTCGAGGCGGCCAACGCGACGTTCGAGAGACTGCTTTCCGTCCTCGCCGCGGAGCGGCGAACCCGCACGCGGTTCGCCGCGACCGCCCGTCACAACTGGACGCTCGCCCTCGTCAATGCCGGCCAGGTAAAGCGCGCGCTCGCCGAGTCCGACACGCTTGTCGCCATCACCCGGGAGCTCGGCGGCGGGCCGGTCTCGCCGTACAAGCTCTCGTCCCGCGCGAGCCTGCTGTCGTACGCCGGGCGACACGAAGAGGCGATCGCCGCCGCCACCGAGGCGATCCGCAACCTCTCCCGAACGACGGGATCGCAGGTCCCGTTCTGGATCCACTGCATCGCCGCTCGCGTCCAGGCCCAGGCGGGACGGTTCGACGACGCCGACCTCGCGCTCGCCGAGATGGACCGCGCTTTCGCGGCGATCCCTTCCCCGCCCGCCGGGCTCGCCGGCATGCGCGAGCTCTACCGCGCCCGGGCGATGGTGGACCGCGACGCCGGCGCCGCACTCGCCCTCGCCCGGCGCGCGTTCGAGCTCCTCGAGCGCGAGAAGCAGCCGGCTCGCGATCTGCTGCAGGCGCTGCTGATCGCGGCGCGCGCCGAGAACGACCTCGGGAATGGAGCCGCGGCCCGAGCCGACGCCGCGCGCGCCCTCGAGATGGCACGGGCTGGCCTCGGCGGCTTCGCCCATTCGCGCGAGCTCGGCCTCGCCGAGCTCGAAGCCGCGCGGGCCGCCGCTCTCGCCGGAGACCTCACCGCCGCGCGGGCCGGATTCGAGCGCGCCGTCGACAACCTGCGGGATGCCGTCGGCACCGACGCGCCCGAGACGCTCCGCGCCGAGCGCCAGGCAGCGGCGTTCGCAGGCGGATCCCCTTCGCCCGCGGGCTAGGTTCTGTCGAGGGCGCCGTGCAGGAGCAGGCGCGCCTTCGCCCAGTCGCGCTGCACGGTCCGCTCGGTGACGCCGCGCATTGCCGCCACTTCCGCGAAGGTGAAACCGCAGAAGAAGGCGAGGTCGACGAGCTCGGCGAGCGCCGGCTCGAGCCGCGCGAGATCCGCGAGGGCGTCGTTCAGCTGTTCGACCTCTTCGGGCGAGCCCACCGACGCCAGCATCGCCTCCGCGACCGGAACGAACGTCTGGTCGATGCCGCGCTTCTCCGTGTACCGCGAGCGGATCGCATCGATGACGAGCCCGCGCATGGCGCGCGCAGCGTAGCCCAGGAATCGGCTCTCGTCCGGAAACTGCAGCCCCTCCCGGTGCGCGAAGCCGAGGTAGGCCTCGTGCAGGAGCGTCGTCGTGTTCCAGGTCATCGCGCCGCGGGCGCGCGCGACGTGAGTGTGAGCGAGACGGTGAAGCTCGTCATAGAGCAGCGCAAAGAGCTCCTCGCGCGCGGAGGCGTCGCCGCGCTCGGCGCGCTGGAAGACCACTTGCACCGAGGCGGACGATTCCTGGCCCATGCGGCGGCATGCTAGCCGAAACCGCGGCCCGTGAGGTCGCCCGCGACGGCCGCGTCGCGCCTGCGCCCCGATTCTGGGTTAGGGTGACTCGCGTGAAGATCCGAACCGTCGAACTGTCCGTTCCGGCCGCGGCGGCGGCGATCCTGGCGACGGCGGCGACGATGCTCGTCCTCGACCTGGCGTGGCTGGGGATCGTCGCCCGGGGTCTCTACGCGTCCGCGCTCGGCCATCTGATGCGGCCCGAGGCCTGGTGGCCTGCGGCCCTCCTCTTCTACCTCTTCTACGTTTCGGTGATCGCGGCCTGGGCGGTCTTCGGCACCGGGGCCCCTTCGGCCGCCGCCCGGCGCGGCGCCGGGCTCGGCTTCGTGGCCTACACGACCTACGAACTGACGAACTGGGCCGTCCTCAGGGACTGGCCGGCGTGGATCGTCCCGATCGACATCGCCTGGGGAATCGCCTTGACCGCCGTCTCCGCCCTGGCCGGAAAGCTGGCCGAGCGCGCCGTCGGAGGCCGGCCGGCCCGGAGGGAGGCCCCGCGGTGAGGAGCCCGCCGCTGCGCCACGGACCGGCCCGGTCTCGGGGCTCGGCTCAAGGGAGGGCCGAGCTCCAGCGCAGCGTGCTGCCGGCGTCGAAGCCGTCGCAGAGCAGGCAGGCGTCGCCGGCGTAGAGCTCCCTTTTGTTGTCGACCTCCTGATCGGCGATATAGAAAACCCGGTAGGGCGCCGACGGCGAGAAGACCGGATCGATCGCGACTTCGCACTCCCCGGTGCAGGAGTCGACGGTCGTCCAGCCGGGACGGTCGAAGCGCGCCATGCGGAGGCGGGTCGAGATTCCGCCGCCGGGGACGAACGACTCCAGCTCCTGCACCATGGCGACCCACTCGCCGTCCGGCGAGATCTCGAAGTCGAGGATGCGGCTGCCGCCCAGCGAGCCGGCGCCGCCCACCGGGACCGATGGGCCGCCGCCGATCGGAACGACATAGAGGTTCTCGTAGCCTGCCGTCGCCTGGTCGGCGACGTAGACGACCCGCGTGCCGTCGGAGGTGATCCGCGGCGCCACCTCCCAATCGATGGCGACGTCCCCGCCAGCGACGAGTGGCGGATGGAGCTTCACCGGCGTGCCGCCCGCGATCGGAACGGAGTAGAGCTCGAAGCGGTTCCAGACCTCCTTGTCCGCGAGGAAGACCAGGCGGTCGGAATCGAAGGCATAGCGCTTCACGGCTCCATCGCTCACCATCGGGCCGACGAGCGCGACCCGGTCCGTAGCGTCGGGCCGTACCGACCAGATCTGTCGCGTGTCGACGTCGAACTCGCTGTAGAGGATCCGCGTGCCGTCCGGCAAGAAACGCGGCTCCAGAATGTCCCAGTTGCCGCTCAGGGCGTGACTCAGCTTGACGACGTTTCCCCCGGCGGCGGGCACGATATAGA
This genomic window from Thermoanaerobaculia bacterium contains:
- a CDS encoding FG-GAP repeat protein, whose protein sequence is MRTNHQNVRSEGLSVMVASVVMTAMLATGAGAQVSGSLSPVRAQKIGNQTIGAFPVQENDHFGATFAVGDFNGDGRDDLATGVPDDDGPTTAPVTDGGAFIVSQYFSTIGLDPVKLVRQSAGLDAPEAGDRFGGGDFNEVYPRAKQLASCDFNSDGFEDLAVGIPEEDFGATGSAGAVQVHYGRAGSFPGFGSEFFTQNTSGIPGDVEASDSFGEALACGDFDGDGFDDLVIGVAFEDFGSFSHNAGMIEILPGWSGGLASDFAYSIDQDTSGVDGGSEDQDQFGYSLAVGNFDGDAYADIAIGVVGEDEVGAVQILFGSATGLNGARDLFFYDDDLGGTRETYDDFGEVLVAGDFDGDGYDDLAIGVPKEEAGTSGNDVNSGEVKVAFGAAGGFDLARARRFTQSTLPSAGETSQEGDHFGASLAAGDFNRDGCDDLAIGAPEEGIATADGKDGHVTLLMANCTGGFASGTARGIIAGSQGFPGNVNEHHKNFGWTVAAGDFDGDGHDDLAIGAPFETADGLGDAGAQTILYGSLFSDGFGTQNLDAWSSHLP
- a CDS encoding DUF2177 family protein produces the protein MLAETAAREVARDGRVAPAPRFWVRVTRVKIRTVELSVPAAAAAILATAATMLVLDLAWLGIVARGLYASALGHLMRPEAWWPAALLFYLFYVSVIAAWAVFGTGAPSAAARRGAGLGFVAYTTYELTNWAVLRDWPAWIVPIDIAWGIALTAVSALAGKLAERAVGGRPARREAPR
- a CDS encoding FAD-dependent monooxygenase; translated protein: MDLASMKIVVVGAASGGAAAALLLARAGARVTVLERVESPRAVGAGIGLADNGLAVLESLGFGAALAAVARPVGAPRIVDGAGRTIFAPPGPPPRVSMVRRADLQSLLLDAVGAETRIELLCGAEVVRAAPDGRVGFRAAGREQELAADLVIGADGVGSRVRDGGRFGARLAAPGIPYLRAVVSSAPALGEEAWTAAGLFGSFAVADGVYIYASAGSRRTRQAIAARDLGALAAAWAAAYPPSAPLLAGVERFEDLLIHPVQRVDCAPWHDGRLVLVGDAAHAMAPNLGQGANSALVDAAVLLDELRRRETLTAGLAAYEARRRPAVRRVATAAARLGALAEWTHPLARRVRDRALMPLASRLARPGDLARLLQEPRETLLAIPVG
- a CDS encoding serine/threonine protein kinase, which produces MAFVDESFWSRLSPLLDQALELEGEPRDQFVGSLRERDPALAEALERQLAEHDHALRTGFLDLPAGATPVSLEGRTFGAYELVERIGAGGMGTVWRARRNDGRFEGDVAVKLLHPSLVEERGSERFRSEGSILSRLSHAGIARLYDAGLSAAGQPFLVLELVEGLRIDRFADAHRLPVRARLELFLQIADAVAYAHSNLVVHRDLKPSNILVDRAGQAKLLDFGIATLVDQVSGLAVGRTVTTGRALTPEYAAPEQLEGGAITTATDVYALGVLLYELLTGEHPVARADTSPADLVRAITTGATIRMSERVRRSPTEPRAANAHAEDEGDAEPSRFEARSTTPDRLARALAGDLDTIVAKALKRAVAERYPTVTELADDLRRHLRNLPVRARPDSLGYRVRKLVARHRVEVGAAGLVVVALLAATGISWRQARASAAERDRALEELRRAEITNDLSGFLISEANPEGLPISKTDLLARAEAMIEGRFADNPALQAHMLVLLSSRYYEISDYPPWRKVLTRAYELASRTSDPRLRAVAACELAMAVTDEEPERAQALLAQANVALAAQDPAAAAAELARCRLDEAIVASWGGQFERAVAAAEESLRYEASRPGPSGRGAEALNTLGLAQGQLGRFEAANATFERLLSVLAAERRTRTRFAATARHNWTLALVNAGQVKRALAESDTLVAITRELGGGPVSPYKLSSRASLLSYAGRHEEAIAAATEAIRNLSRTTGSQVPFWIHCIAARVQAQAGRFDDADLALAEMDRAFAAIPSPPAGLAGMRELYRARAMVDRDAGAALALARRAFELLEREKQPARDLLQALLIAARAENDLGNGAAARADAARALEMARAGLGGFAHSRELGLAELEAARAAALAGDLTAARAGFERAVDNLRDAVGTDAPETLRAERQAAAFAGGSPSPAG
- a CDS encoding helix-turn-helix transcriptional regulator is translated as MTSKRPAAAVAGNRWSTTPHWYLWEGGFLLTGRGVGIVPPHTHHAIQLVVALEGSFAIRGAHGDWRRAQGAIVRPDAVHSYDPGGALNAMLFVDPESTEGLGLVAPLRNDITLVPEERLADCAAELRRFLEQPFESLRIPDLVRKCVHAFCTGAPPSRRLDPRVTRVLAAIRASDDLRMSVDAAAAMAFLSPSRFAHLWKQQVGLPFRRYLLWRKLTRAMLMIGRGRTTATAAHEADFADAAHLTHTFHRMVGIAPSVLMSGEFFEIASPFEA
- a CDS encoding sigma-70 family RNA polymerase sigma factor, with protein sequence MGQESSASVQVVFQRAERGDASAREELFALLYDELHRLAHTHVARARGAMTWNTTTLLHEAYLGFAHREGLQFPDESRFLGYAARAMRGLVIDAIRSRYTEKRGIDQTFVPVAEAMLASVGSPEEVEQLNDALADLARLEPALAELVDLAFFCGFTFAEVAAMRGVTERTVQRDWAKARLLLHGALDRT